The following proteins are encoded in a genomic region of Acetobacter oryzoeni:
- a CDS encoding CgeB family protein — translation MVSLTAWNKKDIKSIIDSGKFDIEFYLKENPDVKKSGLDPIIHYVLYGVHENRNPNDNFNTEIYYNLYKNVIGKNENPFAHYIRNNDHMFFFEKGLLQEYSYVSITNALNRLKKYPFFNEEDYVRMNSDVSSASMPTARHALLYGIGEGREIFSKRSIMRFLGNECKHDVNYKITDKVYGKNFPKTIGVFYHSEGNSFIQELAECLSDYLCDAGLNAKVLTEKTPEEETPELCIFCAPHEFFFLDGNEIWKRDEIIRKSIMFNTEQPQTLWFTRGILYILMSAGVMDLCYQNLKSFSDVGLPVFHFDPPVKIEACKLSEADKKHPLFRILPEKAKTGSTPFRPIAERDIDVSFFGNASRKREKFFSRSAAFFSNYQCFLYYRKADGPIPSTGVYDILSRLPRYVAENSKVALNIHRDDNCFFEWHRIVKQGLASGTIVVTEECFPHPLYKAGEHFLSETPRHMPNLVEWLIQTEDGQKEAARIQQNIFDLLQDEKIFNSKNIDLKNYISAVWSTVK, via the coding sequence ATGGTAAGTTTAACTGCCTGGAATAAAAAAGACATAAAATCAATAATTGATTCAGGAAAATTCGATATTGAATTTTATTTAAAAGAAAATCCAGATGTGAAAAAATCTGGTCTTGATCCAATTATACATTATGTTCTTTACGGGGTGCATGAAAACCGTAATCCTAATGATAATTTCAATACAGAAATATATTATAATCTTTATAAAAATGTGATCGGGAAGAATGAGAATCCCTTTGCTCATTATATAAGAAATAATGACCATATGTTTTTCTTTGAAAAAGGTCTATTGCAGGAATATTCGTATGTTTCCATTACGAATGCATTGAACAGATTAAAGAAATATCCGTTCTTTAATGAAGAAGATTATGTGCGTATGAACAGCGATGTTTCATCCGCCAGTATGCCAACTGCCCGCCATGCTTTGCTGTATGGTATTGGCGAAGGGAGAGAAATTTTTTCCAAGCGTTCAATCATGCGCTTTTTGGGTAATGAATGTAAGCACGACGTTAATTACAAGATAACTGATAAAGTTTATGGTAAGAATTTTCCTAAAACAATTGGGGTATTCTACCACTCTGAAGGTAATTCCTTTATTCAGGAACTGGCCGAGTGTTTAAGCGACTATCTGTGCGATGCCGGTTTGAATGCCAAGGTGCTGACCGAAAAAACGCCAGAGGAAGAAACACCTGAACTCTGCATTTTCTGTGCTCCGCATGAGTTCTTCTTTCTGGATGGCAATGAAATCTGGAAGCGTGATGAGATTATTAGAAAATCCATCATGTTCAATACAGAACAACCTCAGACACTCTGGTTTACACGTGGCATTCTGTACATCCTTATGTCAGCTGGGGTGATGGATCTGTGTTATCAAAATCTCAAATCCTTTTCAGATGTCGGGCTTCCGGTCTTCCACTTTGATCCGCCGGTTAAAATAGAGGCTTGCAAACTTTCCGAGGCAGACAAAAAGCATCCCTTGTTCCGTATTTTGCCAGAAAAGGCCAAAACAGGTTCTACGCCATTCCGACCAATTGCCGAGCGTGATATTGATGTCAGCTTTTTTGGGAATGCTTCCCGCAAGCGCGAAAAGTTCTTTTCACGTTCAGCAGCTTTCTTTTCCAACTACCAGTGCTTCTTGTATTACCGTAAGGCAGATGGGCCTATCCCCTCTACCGGTGTTTACGACATTCTTTCGCGCCTTCCACGCTATGTCGCAGAAAACTCCAAGGTAGCGTTAAACATTCATCGTGATGATAACTGCTTTTTTGAATGGCATCGTATTGTCAAGCAGGGTCTGGCTTCCGGTACTATCGTTGTTACAGAAGAATGTTTCCCGCATCCGCTGTATAAGGCAGGTGAGCACTTTCTGTCTGAAACGCCGCGGCATATGCCCAATCTGGTGGAATGGTTGATTCAGACTGAGGATGGGCAAAAAGAGGCAGCCAGAATTCAGCAGAATATCTTTGATTTGCTGCAAGATGAAAAAATATTCAATTCCAAGAATATCGATCTCAAAAACTATATTTCTGCTGTGTGGAGCACTGTGAAATGA